The sequence CTTTACAGGTTTTGATAACCATTCTAAATGATATTCTATCCTTGGCTATATTTTGCCTATTTACTTGGTGGAGTCCAAGAATGTCTTCTGATGGGGCTCTGCTTTCACGTGAAAACCTAAACTTCTaaactctcactctctcctcaGCCATTATTCCACTTTTAAATAATGGCTGCATAAATTTTCTCTTACCTAGTTGTCTGAGGCACAAATATCaaatgagcatagctcaacAATTATTTGCATGAATTCCTCTCTTTAAGGTCGGAGGTTCAAATATCCATACTCCTACTTGTACTAATAAAAAAACACCGATATCAATATTCCCAAGGGTCTTTAGTTGTCAATGTTGTCCATAATCTCTTTCAGTTCTACTAGTTGAGTTTCTCTAAGAATTTATCTACTAATTGATAAAAGATATCATGCTACTCTTGCAGGTCATTGGCTGGTCAATGTGGTTTTctgattatatttttttagaaagaagCTGGGCCAAGGATGAAAGCACTCTGGAGGTTAGATTATAGTTACTTTAGCATTTTGACTCAccctttccctttcttttctaaCATTAAAGGATTTGTATTGCAGTCAAGTTTTCAGTCGCTCATGGATTTTCCCATGCCATTTTGGTTGGCACTTTTTGTTGAGGGAACTCGTTTTACACAACAAAAACTTCTAGCTTCTCAGGAATATGCTGCATCTAGAGGATTACCTGTTcctaaaaatgttttaattccTCGTACAAAGGTGAATTGAATGTTCCTCTTCTATTACAAATCGAAAGCTAGGATAAGCACACGAAGTCTATCCTTTTCCTTACTATCAGCCTGTTATTTTCAGGGCTTTGTTTCAGCTGTGAGTCATATGCGTTCGTTTGTTCCGGCTATTTATGATTGTACAGTGGCCACTTCGCCAAAAGACCGCCCTCCTACGTTGTTGAGAATATTTAGAGGCCAATCTTTTGTGGTAGGCCAACAAACCGTGGAAGAATAATTGACTGGTTGATAATCTATAACATTGCTatccatttgataaccatttggtttttggtttttgaaaattaagcctataaacacccCTTCcgcctctaaatttcttgttttattatctacattctactaatgtttttaaaaaccaagacaagttttgaaaactaaaaaaaacagtttttaaaaacttgtttttgttttttgaatttgactaagaaacCAACTCTTTtataagaaagatgaaaaccatggtaaattttcaaaaacaaaaaacttaggccctgtttgttaaccatttcgattttggtttttggtttttgaaaattaagcctacttTCTCCTCATTTTTTACGATGATTTGCatttaagtataatggttgaattcatagccaaattccaaaaacaataacaactttttaaaagctactttttttattttcaaaatttggcttgattttttaaattattggtaaaaagtagataacaaagaaataaatttggaggtggagtggaagtaatgtctataggcttaatttttaaaaacaaaaaccaaaaaccaaaaaccaaacaggaccttaattttggtttaattttcaaaaatcaaaaccaaaaaaccaaatagttaccaaataggGTCTTGAACACTTTCATTGTTTCTCTTattatttactaattcaagATAATGCTTATCCTTGTTCATGAAGACAACAATCACCTATACATTCATCTGACTGAATGGCTCTGCTCTCCTTTGGGGTTTTGTTATGTTAGTTTGTGCTTTTCTGTTACAACTTGCTTGAATGAAAGATGTGCTGTTATAAAAGACGCGGTCTCCTTCCAAATGGAAGTCTACCAATTCGTGAATCTTGGACATGGCCGAAGGTGGagactattttaatttgatctgTGTAATTAATGCATTAAAAGATTCTTAGCAAATGCATAAAAATGAACTGGACCAGTTATGTTGGTGCTAGAATAAGAGCATATTAAAACGTGATTCTGTGATTGTGATCAATCCTTTCATTTGTAGTTTGAAAAAACTGATAGGTTTTCTGTATTTTCCCCGATAAATgataattatacatttaaggTGTCCCGTTTGCACAGGTAAAAGTGCAAGTCAAGCGACACGAAATGCAGGAATTACCAGAAACTGCAGATGGGATCTCACAGTGGTGTAAAGATCTATTTGTTACCAAGGTATGGGGAATAATTGCATCATATTATGACATATTATGATTGTCAAGAGAAAATTGTAGGAAACAACTTATTTTCTGTTAagcttttttatttaattttcaatctcTTTGGATGGTGTGATTGATTGTTAATTTATTATATCCAATATCATGTCACCTTCAGTTTCTAGCACAGAAGTTAAATATTTCATAGGAACCTGAACTGCACTGCACTCTGCTACCTAGTTTTTGGATGTCCTTAAAAGCTTTAATCTGGTGAGCTATTAGCTTCCTTTATCAATAATCAATTATTTTAGGTTCCGTTTGATTACaatttcgtttttagttttctgtttttgaaatttttgtttgtttcctCACAATTATTGTATTATGTATTTCACCTATCTTAATCAACACTTGAAAAcctagtcaaattctaaaaacaaaaacaagtttttgaaacttacttttgttagtttttaaaatttggctttttttttttttaaacatgagTAGAAGTGGGTAACAAAATACATAGAAACTTATGCATGGAAGTAGTgattataagcttaattttcaaaaatcataaACCAAAAACGGttattagtttttgaaaattaagcctataaacactcTTTCTACGTCTAGGTTTCTTTGCTATATTAGCTATTTAGTTTTTTCTActgatgttttaaaaaataagcacaattttaaaaactaaaaaaatatagttttaattttcaaaagttggcttagtttttgaaaacagAGGAAGTGGACAACATAACATGGACTTGTAGGGGTGGCACCCCTACGAGTATGGGGTGCAACATAACTTGctttacttatttatttgtgTGCTTTGGTTGAAGTCAGTAGCTGAAATGAGTATGTAAGTGGACAAACTTTCAGTTTGCTTCTATACTCTCCCAACTTCTCTTGAATTTGTCACTGCTTTCCTGTATCTCTTTCTTAACTTGAACTTTGTGCATTTCCAATTACAATCACAACTTCAAACTCTCTCTCTGCGCTTGTGCTCTCTATGTTATTTATTTCCTTGGGAAACTTTTCAGGATACATTATTGGAGAAGTATATAACCAAGGATTCATTCAGTGATAAACAACCTATTGATACAGGCCGACCGAAAAAGTCGTTGTTGGTTCGTTTACTTGACATTAAGACTGATAAACCACCACACACATCGTCCTATTTGCACTCTCAGCTCTCCATATCGAACTCAGATATTTCTTCTTGTCTCAACAGGTTGTTCTTTGTTGGTCATGCATCTTGGCTTATGGCATTGTTAGATTCTTCCAGTGGTCTGCTCTCCTATCCTCATGGGAGGGCATTGCGTTCTCAGCAGCCCTCCTGATTCTCATAATCCTTGTCATGCAACTACTTGTTCATTCTTCTGAGTCGACGCGTTCTACACCTATAAATGTATCGTCTCAAGATTCTGCCAAGGAACGGTTACTTCAGAAATGAGATATCATCATCACAACACTCAATTCATATTCATTCGTCATATTCATTCCATTCTTTGTGCAATATAGCAATTCTTTCAACGCTGAAGTGTAGAAAGTGTCTGTCTAAAGCATTATTCCACTCCCCTTCAGGCACTTGCATTTGGTCCAAGTGTCTAGATGTATTAAAACTTATTGTTTGTATAGCTAACATCACAAGTTTTTTGGACCAGataaataatgagttatttGGCCAGTTTGTGTAAGTTCAATTCTATCCCATTCTTTTCACTCCAATGAAAAAAGTTCCTTTACGAAAGGGGCAGGTTTCCCCATCTAAGTGTATTACCACGTGCATTTGCACGTGTATTTTTGTATCAATACAATTATATACATTTAATCCTCTTAATCTCATTAATGTTTCAACACTTTTTAGTTTAGTTCCCCATTGTTGAGAAATATATTAAAGTTGGAGATGTCGATAAACTTATGTAACATAATGCCTGGTGAATAAGTATGATctaaaatttcaacaaattagtAGAAACTTTATCTTCTCTTTGTCTTGAATAAAATATTCTCTCTAAACCTCTACCAACTCACTATGTATTTGAACCAGGTAAGTTTACGGTCCTAACATTAATCAGTGCAATAGAAGttgtcaaaattgaaaaatattaaaatatatatagtaattaAGAACtacatttaactttttaaacaaaaacgattaaattaaaaacaccgacaaaaatatcatatttttaattcaaagtttACATGTCTCCTGAATATAAATgtgatgtaattaatttaattaattcttttttaattagcattaattatatgagagtTAAGAGTGtgatatattaatatgatagtAAGTTCAGCgccaataaacaaacaaacaaaaaaaaattccaagaaaTCTTGTGGAATAAAAGTTCTCAACTTTTTGGCGCATTAAATAtacttttaagaaaaaaaatggagcaaaaaacaatattaattagtttcatataataattaattattaaaacagTAATTGTTT comes from Benincasa hispida cultivar B227 chromosome 2, ASM972705v1, whole genome shotgun sequence and encodes:
- the LOC120070662 gene encoding 1-acyl-sn-glycerol-3-phosphate acyltransferase 2 isoform X2, producing MAIPAVLVIVPLGLLFILSGLIVNVIQALVFVLVRPISKCLYRRINKVVAELLWLELIWLIDWWAGAKVELYTDQATFQLMGKEHALVLCNHRSDIDWLVGWVLAQRAGCLGSALAIMKKEAKFLPVIGWSMWFSDYIFLERSWAKDESTLESSFQSLMDFPMPFWLALFVEGTRFTQQKLLASQEYAASRGLPVPKNVLIPRTKVKVQVKRHEMQELPETADGISQWCKDLFVTKDTLLEKYITKDSFSDKQPIDTGRPKKSLLVVLCWSCILAYGIVRFFQWSALLSSWEGIAFSAALLILIILVMQLLVHSSESTRSTPINVSSQDSAKERLLQK
- the LOC120070662 gene encoding 1-acyl-sn-glycerol-3-phosphate acyltransferase 2 isoform X1, which gives rise to MAIPAVLVIVPLGLLFILSGLIVNVIQALVFVLVRPISKCLYRRINKVVAELLWLELIWLIDWWAGAKVELYTDQATFQLMGKEHALVLCNHRSDIDWLVGWVLAQRAGCLGSALAIMKKEAKFLPVIGWSMWFSDYIFLERSWAKDESTLESSFQSLMDFPMPFWLALFVEGTRFTQQKLLASQEYAASRGLPVPKNVLIPRTKGFVSAVSHMRSFVPAIYDCTVATSPKDRPPTLLRIFRGQSFVVKVQVKRHEMQELPETADGISQWCKDLFVTKDTLLEKYITKDSFSDKQPIDTGRPKKSLLVVLCWSCILAYGIVRFFQWSALLSSWEGIAFSAALLILIILVMQLLVHSSESTRSTPINVSSQDSAKERLLQK